Proteins from one Mesotoga infera genomic window:
- a CDS encoding FAD-dependent oxidoreductase, which produces MLIGLKKDVVIVGAGISGVHAAIAAGRAGLDVLLVEREGSVGGISTLGLCNPFMRFWLDSGSLVGGIFEEILKDLARRGGLLANSFDSEIMKIIYFEKLKSAGVSLVLHSIPIGVESCDRQIQSVRFFSSQGSAFEVEARYFVDATGDATLSYMAGAEVFQGDENGANQAMTLMFTVSGIDYARVREDIRSNRENFFAWVNPDFEILSVAGYFEEIERARKGGYDRLHNYFFFIELPGSGRATVNTTHSFDKSAVDPFELSEAVTDCMAQTDQLMTFAREYVRGFEKAEIEKIATLMGVRESRRSRGLYVFSGEDVKAHRKFPDGVVRATYGIDVHNRSTQQVSEEERKAIPLYDDYYEIPLRSLISADLDNLAIIGRCFSSDFSGQSAARVMPTVAGMGQAIGQVLHRAISRGENLSEIAIDGR; this is translated from the coding sequence GTGTTGATCGGTTTGAAGAAGGACGTGGTGATAGTCGGCGCCGGTATTTCCGGCGTGCACGCGGCGATAGCGGCCGGGAGGGCTGGTCTCGACGTTCTTCTAGTCGAGCGCGAGGGCTCTGTCGGAGGCATATCCACCCTCGGCCTCTGCAACCCTTTCATGAGGTTCTGGCTGGACTCGGGGAGCCTTGTGGGAGGAATCTTCGAGGAGATACTGAAGGATCTTGCAAGGCGCGGAGGGCTGCTCGCAAACTCCTTCGATTCGGAGATAATGAAGATAATCTATTTCGAAAAACTTAAAAGCGCCGGTGTCTCTCTGGTTCTACATTCTATTCCAATCGGAGTCGAAAGCTGCGACCGGCAGATACAATCCGTCAGGTTTTTTTCGTCTCAGGGGAGCGCTTTCGAGGTGGAGGCCAGATACTTCGTGGATGCGACCGGGGACGCGACGCTCTCATACATGGCCGGAGCCGAGGTTTTCCAGGGTGACGAGAACGGCGCGAACCAGGCCATGACTTTGATGTTCACGGTATCGGGGATAGATTACGCTCGAGTACGGGAAGATATAAGAAGTAATAGGGAAAACTTCTTCGCCTGGGTGAACCCGGACTTCGAAATCTTGTCTGTGGCAGGCTATTTCGAAGAGATAGAGAGAGCCAGGAAGGGCGGGTACGACCGGTTGCACAATTACTTCTTCTTCATAGAACTTCCCGGGAGTGGAAGAGCCACTGTCAATACCACCCATTCCTTCGATAAAAGCGCGGTCGATCCCTTCGAACTGTCCGAGGCCGTCACCGACTGCATGGCCCAGACGGACCAGCTGATGACCTTTGCCAGGGAGTACGTCAGAGGCTTTGAAAAAGCGGAAATAGAGAAAATAGCCACGCTGATGGGCGTGAGGGAAAGCAGAAGGTCGAGAGGGCTGTACGTTTTCAGCGGCGAGGATGTGAAGGCCCACAGGAAGTTCCCCGACGGGGTTGTAAGGGCCACTTACGGCATAGACGTCCACAACAGGTCAACGCAGCAGGTTAGCGAGGAAGAGAGAAAGGCTATCCCCCTTTACGACGATTACTACGAAATACCACTGAGATCTCTTATAAGCGCCGATCTGGACAATCTCGCAATCATCGGACGTTGTTTTTCGAGCGACTTTTCTGGCCAGAGCGCCGCGAGAGTCATGCCGACCGTTGCCGGCATGGGCCAGGCGATCGGCCAGGTGTTGCATCGGGCGATCTCCCGTGGAGAAAACCTTTCTGAAATCGCCATCGACGGACGCTGA
- a CDS encoding PH domain-containing protein yields MTEAFGFSLPTTVLLLNIGIVSFIGIICLIGYFKTRGWQRIFSTTLTGVLLVVFIFLFIIFPLSNNIRVDDNGVILNALPFGNKTIALNSAEIAGIIDWQESRDFEPTLKTNGASTGSYKVGWFKLRNGSKAFLMTARSKVFVFKSEDIYYLISPDELEKFSQAVFSRSQSL; encoded by the coding sequence ATGACTGAAGCTTTCGGCTTTTCTTTACCCACAACGGTTCTGTTGTTGAACATAGGTATAGTTTCATTCATAGGCATAATATGCCTCATAGGCTATTTCAAGACCAGGGGATGGCAGAGAATCTTCTCCACCACATTGACCGGTGTACTGCTGGTTGTCTTCATCTTTCTCTTCATAATATTTCCCTTGAGCAACAATATCAGAGTTGACGACAACGGAGTCATCCTGAACGCCTTACCTTTCGGAAACAAAACTATCGCTCTCAATTCTGCCGAAATAGCCGGAATCATCGACTGGCAGGAAAGTCGCGACTTCGAACCGACTCTGAAGACGAACGGCGCATCTACCGGCAGTTACAAGGTTGGCTGGTTCAAGCTGAGAAACGGTTCTAAGGCTTTTCTTATGACAGCCCGGTCGAAGGTCTTCGTTTTTAAATCCGAAGACATATATTACCTGATCTCTCCTGACGAACTGGAGAAGTTCAGCCAGGCCGTTTTTTCCAGATCCCAATCTCTGTAA
- a CDS encoding N-acetylmannosamine-6-phosphate 2-epimerase: MDLGKIEKKIIVSCQALEDEPLHGRGIMVLMAKAAIMGGASAIRANGTQDIEDIKAAFDIPLIGLNKRNIEGYRVYITPTSEDALAVLAAGADVVAIDCTLRKRPEPLDSIFFNIRREFPDRLIMADISDLKDAKAVLDLRPDFLATTLSGYTDDSSDKPKPDIELVKVLSREFDIPVVAEGNYWEPEQVVRAFEAGAFSVTVGSVITRPQLITRRFTSYLEEWKKNRFMSRAGGR, from the coding sequence ATGGATCTTGGAAAAATCGAAAAGAAGATAATAGTCTCCTGCCAGGCTTTAGAGGACGAACCTCTCCACGGACGCGGGATCATGGTTTTGATGGCGAAGGCCGCCATCATGGGAGGGGCAAGCGCCATAAGGGCCAATGGCACGCAGGACATTGAAGATATAAAAGCCGCCTTCGATATACCTCTTATCGGACTTAACAAGAGAAATATAGAGGGTTACCGTGTCTATATAACTCCCACTTCCGAGGATGCCCTCGCGGTTTTGGCGGCCGGTGCCGATGTGGTAGCCATCGACTGCACCTTGAGGAAGAGGCCCGAGCCTCTAGACTCGATTTTTTTCAACATCAGGAGAGAATTCCCCGACAGACTGATAATGGCCGACATCTCCGACTTGAAGGACGCGAAGGCCGTGCTGGATCTGAGACCGGATTTTCTCGCTACTACGCTTTCTGGATACACCGATGACAGCAGCGACAAACCTAAGCCCGACATAGAGCTGGTAAAAGTGCTGTCCAGAGAGTTCGATATTCCCGTGGTGGCCGAGGGCAATTACTGGGAACCGGAGCAAGTTGTCAGAGCCTTCGAAGCCGGGGCCTTCTCGGTTACCGTGGGGAGCGTCATAACCAGGCCCCAGCTGATAACCAGGAGATTCACAAGCTACCTCGAAGAGTGGAAGAAGAACCGGTTCATGTCCCGGGCGGGAGGTCGCTAG